The following are from one region of the Angustibacter sp. Root456 genome:
- a CDS encoding NADH-quinone oxidoreductase subunit C, with protein sequence MSDATNEPGRKDDVSEPREADEKAAGQTKPTSAVAQEAAPTTAEVHKSPVDQPEVTHAEVVDVRTGMFGVQDAGDTSGYGGLVRPVVFAAPAQRPLDGWWEDAVTDLEAALGDEGVTFDDAIEKVVAELGELTLFVRREALPVVARTMRDEPSLRFEICTGVSGVHYPHETGRELHAVYHLLSITHGARRVRLEVACPDGDAWIPSVIDVWPGNDWHERETWDMFGIVFRGHPALTRILMPDDWPGHPQRKDYPLGGIPVEYKGAQVPPPDERRSYS encoded by the coding sequence ATGAGCGACGCGACGAACGAGCCCGGCCGGAAGGACGACGTGAGCGAGCCCCGCGAGGCCGACGAGAAGGCCGCTGGCCAGACCAAGCCGACCTCGGCGGTGGCCCAGGAGGCCGCCCCGACGACGGCCGAGGTGCACAAGTCGCCGGTCGACCAGCCCGAGGTCACGCACGCCGAGGTCGTCGACGTCCGCACGGGCATGTTCGGCGTCCAGGACGCGGGTGACACCTCCGGCTACGGCGGTCTCGTGCGCCCCGTGGTGTTCGCCGCTCCGGCGCAGCGCCCGCTCGACGGGTGGTGGGAGGACGCCGTCACCGACCTCGAGGCGGCGCTGGGCGACGAGGGCGTGACCTTCGACGACGCGATCGAGAAGGTCGTGGCCGAGCTCGGCGAGCTCACGCTGTTCGTGCGGCGCGAGGCGCTGCCCGTGGTCGCGCGCACCATGCGGGACGAGCCGAGCCTGCGGTTCGAGATCTGCACCGGCGTGAGCGGCGTGCACTACCCGCACGAGACCGGCCGCGAGCTGCACGCCGTCTACCACCTGCTGTCGATCACCCACGGCGCCCGCCGCGTGCGGCTCGAGGTCGCCTGCCCGGACGGCGACGCCTGGATCCCGTCGGTCATCGACGTCTGGCCGGGCAACGACTGGCACGAGCGCGAGACGTGGGACATGTTCGGCATCGTCTTCCGGGGCCACCCGGCGCTCACCCGGATCCTCATGCCCGACGACTGGCCGGGCCACCCCCAGCGCAAGGACTACCCCCTCGGCGGCATCCCCGTCGAGTACAAGGGCGCGCAGGTACCGCCGCCCGACGAGCGGAGGTCGTACAGCTGA
- a CDS encoding NADH-quinone oxidoreductase subunit B family protein — translation MGIEEKLPAGFLLTTVESLAGYMRKSSVWPATFGLACCAIEMMAVGTPDYDIARFGMERFSATPRQADLMIVAGRVSQKMAPVVRQVYDQMPEPKWVISMGVCASSGGMFNNYAIVQGVDHIVPVDVYLPGCPPRPQMLLNAIITLHEQIQSMPLGVNREQAARAAEAAALQSTPTEHMHGLLR, via the coding sequence ATGGGTATCGAGGAGAAGCTCCCCGCCGGCTTCCTGCTGACGACCGTCGAGTCGCTCGCGGGATACATGCGCAAGAGCTCGGTGTGGCCGGCGACGTTCGGTCTGGCCTGCTGCGCCATCGAGATGATGGCCGTCGGCACGCCCGACTACGACATCGCCCGCTTCGGCATGGAGCGGTTCAGCGCCACGCCGCGCCAGGCCGACCTGATGATCGTGGCCGGCCGGGTGAGCCAGAAGATGGCCCCCGTCGTGCGCCAGGTCTACGACCAGATGCCCGAGCCCAAGTGGGTCATCTCGATGGGTGTCTGCGCGAGCAGCGGCGGCATGTTCAACAACTACGCGATCGTGCAGGGCGTCGACCACATCGTGCCGGTCGACGTCTACCTGCCCGGCTGCCCGCCCCGGCCGCAGATGCTGCTCAACGCGATCATCACCCTGCACGAGCAGATCCAGAGCATGCCGCTCGGCGTCAACCGCGAGCAGGCGGCTCGGGCCGCCGAGGCCGCGGCGCTGCAGTCGACGCCCACCGAGCACATGCACGGGCTGCTGCGATGA
- a CDS encoding NADH-quinone oxidoreductase subunit A yields the protein MNPYVPILVLFALGAGFAVFSVAAGSVAGPKRYNRAKVDAYECGIEPSPHAAGGGRFPVKYYLTAMLFIIFDIESVFLFPFAVGFQRLGVFALVEMVLFILTVFIAYAYVWRRGGLEWD from the coding sequence GTGAACCCCTACGTGCCGATTCTCGTCCTGTTCGCTTTGGGAGCAGGCTTCGCGGTGTTCTCCGTGGCCGCCGGCTCCGTGGCGGGCCCCAAGCGCTACAACCGCGCCAAGGTCGACGCCTACGAGTGCGGGATCGAGCCGTCCCCGCACGCGGCGGGCGGTGGCCGCTTTCCGGTCAAGTACTACCTGACCGCCATGCTCTTCATCATCTTCGACATCGAGTCGGTGTTCCTCTTCCCGTTCGCGGTGGGGTTCCAGCGGCTGGGTGTCTTCGCGCTCGTCGAGATGGTGCTGTTCATCCTCACCGTGTTCATCGCGTACGCCTACGTGTGGCGACGCGGCGGACTGGAATGGGACTGA
- a CDS encoding CsbD family protein: MGADDKLNNTGEDLKGKAKEAAGKLTDDERMEAEGKGDQSKADLKNAGEKVKDAFKH; the protein is encoded by the coding sequence ATGGGAGCCGACGACAAGCTGAACAACACCGGCGAGGACCTCAAGGGCAAGGCCAAGGAGGCCGCCGGCAAGCTCACCGACGACGAGCGCATGGAGGCCGAGGGCAAGGGCGACCAGTCCAAGGCCGACCTGAAGAACGCCGGCGAGAAGGTCAAGGACGCGTTCAAGCACTGA
- a CDS encoding demethylmenaquinone methyltransferase, producing the protein MTRAHLDKRPDEVAAMFDTVAARYDLTNDVLSLGQDRLWRRAVGRALDLRRGERVLDLAAGTGTSSEPLVAAGADVVPADFSLGMLRVGKRRRPDLQLTAGDATRLPFADGSFDAVTISFGLRNVVDTGAALREMLRVTRPGGRLVICEFSHPVWGPFRAVYVNYLMRALPPIARRVSSNPDSYVYLAESIRDWPAQEQLAGLLQQAGWADVAWRNLSGGIVALHRAVRPA; encoded by the coding sequence GTGACCCGAGCCCACCTCGACAAGCGCCCCGACGAGGTCGCCGCGATGTTCGACACCGTCGCCGCGCGCTACGACCTCACCAACGACGTGCTCAGCCTGGGCCAGGACCGCCTGTGGCGTCGGGCCGTCGGTCGCGCCCTCGACCTGCGGCGCGGCGAGCGCGTCCTCGACCTCGCAGCCGGCACCGGCACGAGCAGCGAGCCCCTCGTGGCGGCCGGCGCCGACGTGGTGCCGGCCGACTTCTCGCTCGGCATGCTGCGCGTCGGCAAGCGCCGACGTCCGGACCTGCAGCTCACCGCGGGCGACGCCACGCGCCTGCCCTTCGCCGACGGCTCGTTCGACGCGGTCACCATCTCGTTCGGCCTGCGCAACGTCGTCGACACCGGCGCCGCCCTGCGCGAGATGCTGCGCGTGACTCGACCTGGGGGCCGGTTGGTCATCTGCGAGTTCAGCCACCCCGTGTGGGGGCCGTTCCGCGCCGTCTACGTCAACTACCTCATGCGGGCGCTGCCGCCGATCGCGCGCCGCGTGAGCTCCAACCCCGACTCCTACGTCTACCTCGCCGAGTCGATCCGCGACTGGCCCGCGCAGGAGCAGCTGGCCGGCCTGCTACAGCAGGCCGGCTGGGCCGACGTCGCGTGGCGCAACCTGTCGGGCGGCATCGTCGCGTTGCACCGTGCGGTGCGGCCCGCCTGA
- a CDS encoding isochorismate synthase MenF gives MIDVTVAASGAAAPLVVRTVALDDPGPLLDLLPDEPCVSWVRRGEGLVGWGEAARFASRGDDRFEQAQRWWAETVSGAVVRDEVDLPGTGPVAFGSFTFDAGSPGSVLAVPAVVVGHRGGRWWVTTTATQGALPAAASLARHEARAPGAVTYADGTMSGADWEGVVAQAVQRITRGDVDKVVLARDLEARTAHPVDPRWLLRGLAESYPGCWTFAVDGLVGATPELLVRLERGLVHSRVLAGTISRTGDDDHDLALAASLARSSKDLEEHEYAVRSLADALAPHCTSMNVPEAPFVLHLPNVMHLATDVAGVLSDGATSLTLVAALHPTAAVGGTPTAAAVELIRELEGMDRGRYAGPVGWTDGRGDGEWGIALRCAELDGADPHRVRLFAGCGIVAGSDPARELAESDAKLVPMRDALDRA, from the coding sequence CTGATCGACGTGACCGTCGCCGCGTCCGGAGCCGCCGCACCGCTCGTCGTGCGTACCGTCGCGCTCGACGACCCCGGCCCCCTGCTCGACCTGCTGCCCGACGAGCCCTGCGTCTCGTGGGTGCGCCGCGGCGAGGGACTCGTCGGCTGGGGTGAGGCGGCTCGTTTCGCCTCCCGGGGCGACGACCGCTTCGAGCAGGCCCAGCGGTGGTGGGCCGAGACCGTGTCCGGCGCCGTCGTCCGCGACGAGGTCGACCTGCCGGGCACCGGGCCGGTGGCCTTCGGCTCCTTCACCTTCGACGCCGGGTCGCCCGGCAGCGTGCTGGCGGTGCCCGCGGTCGTCGTCGGGCACCGCGGCGGGCGCTGGTGGGTCACGACCACCGCCACGCAGGGGGCGCTGCCGGCCGCCGCCAGCCTGGCACGCCACGAGGCGCGCGCGCCGGGCGCAGTCACGTACGCCGACGGCACGATGTCCGGCGCCGACTGGGAAGGCGTGGTCGCGCAGGCGGTGCAGCGCATCACGCGCGGCGACGTCGACAAGGTGGTGCTGGCGCGTGACCTGGAGGCCCGCACCGCGCATCCCGTCGACCCCCGCTGGCTGCTGCGCGGGCTCGCCGAGAGCTATCCCGGCTGCTGGACGTTCGCCGTCGACGGACTCGTCGGCGCCACCCCCGAGCTGCTCGTGCGCCTCGAGCGGGGCCTGGTGCACTCCCGCGTGCTCGCCGGCACGATCAGCCGAACCGGCGACGACGATCACGACCTGGCGCTCGCCGCGTCGCTGGCGCGCTCGAGCAAGGACCTCGAGGAGCACGAGTACGCCGTCCGCTCGCTCGCGGACGCCCTCGCACCGCACTGCACGTCGATGAACGTGCCCGAGGCGCCGTTCGTGCTGCACCTGCCGAACGTCATGCACCTGGCCACCGACGTCGCGGGTGTGCTGTCGGACGGCGCGACGTCGCTCACGCTGGTGGCGGCGCTGCACCCCACGGCCGCCGTGGGTGGGACGCCCACCGCGGCCGCCGTCGAGCTGATCCGCGAGCTCGAGGGCATGGACCGCGGTCGGTACGCCGGCCCGGTCGGCTGGACCGACGGCCGCGGCGACGGCGAATGGGGCATCGCGCTGCGCTGTGCCGAGCTCGACGGCGCCGACCCGCACCGGGTGCGGCTGTTCGCCGGCTGCGGCATCGTCGCGGGGTCGGACCCGGCGCGCGAGCTCGCGGAGTCCGACGCCAAGCTCGTGCCCATGCGCGACGCCCTCGACCGCGCCTGA
- the menD gene encoding 2-succinyl-5-enolpyruvyl-6-hydroxy-3-cyclohexene-1-carboxylic-acid synthase: MNPSTACAEVVVDELVRHGVRDAVLCPGSRSAPLAFALHGADRDQRLRLHVRLDERAAAFLALGLAKGSGRPVPVVTTSGTAVANLHPAVLEASHSGVPLLLLTADRPPELRGTGANQTTDQPGIFGSAVRWQHDLGTPDTRPGQVPVWRSTVSRAIAAATGVRGEQPGPVHLNLPFREPLVPGEGPELAEPLGGRPDGAPWTAPVTGPVVSRVLSAPPVPDDGRRTLMVVGDLPLEDVDWGAAAAELAASRGWPLIAEPSSGGARSHALPHGTLLLSATDWMASHRPERVVVVGRPTLARPVSRLLADPGLDVDLVVAPGPWPDPAGRARSVLPLESLLVQGGGAAAEASGWVAEWADAASLVSAAVAGPVAQSWPSGVAVARTLTGAVAPDAQVFAGSSNSVRDLELAATPGPRVVASRGLAGIDGCLSTASGLALASERPTYALVGDLTFLHDVGGLVVGPPELQPDLTVVVVNDDGGGIFSLLEPGASQHAAAFERVFGTPHDADLAALSRGAGARFTSVSAPDELAEVVAAPPSGLHVVEVRVDRTGHRDLHARLRALAADALR, encoded by the coding sequence GTGAACCCGAGCACCGCCTGCGCCGAGGTCGTCGTCGACGAGCTCGTCCGCCACGGAGTACGCGACGCCGTCCTGTGCCCTGGCTCGCGGTCGGCCCCGCTCGCGTTCGCGCTGCACGGCGCCGACCGCGACCAGCGGCTGCGGCTGCACGTGCGCCTCGACGAGCGGGCCGCGGCGTTCCTCGCCCTGGGGCTCGCCAAGGGCAGCGGGCGGCCCGTGCCCGTCGTGACGACGTCCGGCACCGCCGTGGCCAACCTGCACCCCGCCGTGCTCGAGGCGTCGCACTCCGGCGTCCCGCTGCTGCTGCTCACCGCCGACCGGCCGCCCGAACTGCGCGGCACCGGCGCCAACCAGACCACCGACCAGCCTGGGATCTTCGGCTCCGCCGTCCGCTGGCAGCACGACCTCGGCACGCCCGACACGCGGCCCGGTCAGGTGCCGGTGTGGCGCTCGACGGTGTCGCGAGCGATCGCCGCTGCCACCGGCGTGCGCGGCGAGCAGCCCGGCCCCGTGCACCTCAACCTGCCGTTCCGCGAGCCGCTCGTGCCGGGCGAGGGCCCGGAGCTCGCCGAGCCCCTCGGTGGGCGTCCGGACGGCGCACCGTGGACCGCGCCGGTCACCGGACCGGTGGTGAGCCGCGTGCTGTCGGCCCCTCCCGTGCCCGACGACGGGCGGCGGACCCTGATGGTGGTGGGCGACCTGCCACTCGAGGACGTCGACTGGGGCGCCGCCGCGGCCGAGCTCGCGGCCTCGCGCGGCTGGCCGCTCATCGCGGAGCCGTCGAGCGGGGGAGCGCGCTCGCACGCGCTGCCCCACGGCACGCTGCTGCTCTCGGCGACGGACTGGATGGCGTCCCACCGGCCGGAGCGGGTCGTCGTCGTCGGGCGGCCCACGCTCGCCCGGCCGGTGTCGCGGCTGCTCGCCGACCCCGGTCTCGACGTCGACCTCGTCGTGGCGCCGGGGCCCTGGCCGGACCCCGCGGGACGCGCCCGTTCGGTGCTTCCGCTGGAGTCGCTGCTCGTGCAGGGCGGCGGCGCGGCAGCCGAGGCGTCCGGCTGGGTCGCCGAGTGGGCGGACGCCGCGTCCCTCGTGTCGGCCGCCGTGGCGGGTCCGGTGGCCCAGAGCTGGCCGTCCGGGGTCGCCGTGGCCCGCACGCTCACCGGCGCCGTGGCCCCGGACGCCCAGGTCTTCGCCGGGTCGTCGAACTCCGTGCGCGACCTCGAGCTCGCCGCGACGCCCGGGCCGCGGGTGGTCGCCAGCCGCGGTCTCGCCGGCATCGACGGGTGCCTGTCGACGGCGTCCGGGCTGGCGCTCGCGAGCGAGCGGCCGACGTACGCGCTCGTGGGTGACCTGACGTTCCTGCACGACGTCGGCGGGCTGGTGGTGGGGCCGCCCGAGCTGCAGCCCGACCTCACCGTCGTGGTGGTCAACGACGACGGCGGAGGGATCTTCTCCCTGCTCGAGCCGGGGGCGTCGCAGCACGCCGCGGCGTTCGAGCGGGTCTTCGGGACGCCGCACGATGCCGACCTGGCCGCGCTGAGCCGGGGGGCCGGTGCTCGATTCACCAGCGTGTCGGCGCCCGACGAGCTGGCCGAGGTGGTCGCGGCGCCGCCGAGCGGCCTGCACGTCGTCGAGGTGCGGGTCGACCGCACCGGGCACCGCGACCTGCACGCGCGGCTGCGCGCGCTGGCGGCCGACGCCCTGCGCTGA
- a CDS encoding ATP-binding protein produces the protein MTLGSQHEVTAYQHLGVWLVEVLQSGPDAVAALDLTVQLALAECPLGLVCALPPDAAADEPLVTALAGLGRHVARWRATPVVVVWADDAGWAEVAARPGGRHLQRSSSLLHAWSQLRTGGAQRTAVLAVTGNALAARAARAFLTRTCLDWQVPQHLEAGPLVVSELVTNAVQHTDGDVDVQLAEHDGRLRVAVRDRGDEPPVTPAVDPHSLSGRGLRIVQTLAATSGALPAAGGGKVVWAVLDAAGVRIVR, from the coding sequence GTGACGCTGGGCAGCCAGCACGAGGTCACCGCCTACCAGCACCTCGGCGTGTGGCTGGTCGAGGTGCTGCAGTCCGGTCCGGACGCCGTGGCCGCCCTCGACCTCACCGTGCAGCTCGCGCTGGCCGAGTGCCCGCTGGGGCTGGTGTGCGCCTTGCCGCCTGACGCCGCGGCCGACGAGCCGCTCGTGACCGCGCTGGCGGGGCTGGGACGTCACGTCGCGCGCTGGCGGGCCACGCCGGTGGTCGTGGTCTGGGCCGACGACGCAGGCTGGGCCGAGGTGGCGGCCCGGCCGGGCGGGCGGCACCTGCAGCGCTCGTCGTCCCTGCTGCACGCGTGGTCGCAGCTGCGAACGGGCGGCGCCCAGCGGACGGCGGTCCTGGCGGTGACGGGCAACGCGCTCGCCGCGCGCGCGGCCAGGGCGTTCCTCACGCGCACGTGCCTGGACTGGCAGGTGCCGCAGCACCTCGAAGCGGGGCCCCTGGTCGTCAGTGAGCTGGTGACCAACGCGGTGCAGCACACCGACGGCGACGTCGACGTCCAGCTGGCCGAGCACGACGGTCGGCTGCGCGTGGCCGTCCGCGACCGCGGCGACGAGCCGCCGGTGACCCCGGCCGTCGACCCTCACAGCCTGTCCGGCCGCGGGCTGCGCATCGTGCAGACGCTGGCCGCGACGTCAGGGGCGCTACCCGCTGCCGGCGGTGGCAAGGTGGTGTGGGCCGTGCTCGACGCGGCGGGGGTCAGGATCGTGCGCTGA
- a CDS encoding o-succinylbenzoate synthase, protein MLPDLDALLAAAHVVSLPMRVRFRSITTREAVVLQGPHGWGEFSPFVEYDDAEAARWLAAGVESAWSPPVSRVRDAVPVNATVPAVPAADVAAVLERFDGCRTAKVKVAEPGQSLADDVVRVGEVRRLLGPTGRVRVDANGAWSVDDALRAAQALAPYDLEYLEQPCATLDELGELRRALARSGVDVLVAADESIRKADDPLKVAAAGSADVVVVKVAPLGGVRAALEVAEACGLPVVVSSALDTSVGIAAGVALAAALPDLPYACGLGTVGLFERDVASTPLRPRAGELSAAAASAVHPDQLADVLAGPERQRWWRDRLARCHAVLSARS, encoded by the coding sequence GTGCTGCCCGACCTCGACGCCCTGCTGGCCGCCGCGCACGTCGTGAGCCTGCCGATGCGCGTGCGGTTCAGGAGCATCACGACCCGCGAAGCCGTTGTGCTGCAAGGGCCGCACGGCTGGGGCGAGTTCTCACCCTTCGTCGAGTACGACGACGCCGAGGCCGCGCGCTGGCTCGCGGCGGGAGTCGAGTCGGCGTGGTCGCCGCCAGTGTCGCGCGTGCGTGACGCCGTCCCGGTGAACGCCACGGTGCCCGCGGTGCCGGCGGCTGACGTGGCAGCAGTGCTCGAGCGCTTCGACGGCTGCCGGACGGCGAAGGTGAAGGTTGCCGAGCCGGGCCAGTCGCTGGCGGACGACGTCGTGCGCGTCGGCGAGGTGCGCCGGCTGCTCGGGCCCACCGGCCGGGTGCGGGTGGACGCCAACGGCGCCTGGAGCGTGGACGACGCGCTGCGGGCTGCCCAGGCGCTTGCGCCCTACGACCTGGAGTACCTCGAGCAGCCCTGCGCGACCCTCGACGAGCTGGGCGAGCTGCGGCGGGCGCTCGCCCGCTCCGGCGTCGACGTCCTCGTCGCGGCCGACGAGAGCATCCGCAAGGCCGACGACCCGCTGAAGGTCGCCGCCGCGGGCAGTGCCGACGTCGTCGTCGTGAAGGTCGCCCCGCTGGGGGGTGTGCGCGCCGCCCTCGAGGTGGCCGAGGCGTGCGGGCTCCCCGTCGTCGTGTCATCGGCGCTCGACACGTCCGTGGGTATCGCGGCAGGCGTCGCGCTGGCCGCCGCGCTGCCCGACCTGCCGTACGCCTGCGGGCTCGGCACCGTGGGGCTCTTCGAGCGCGACGTCGCGTCGACCCCGCTGCGGCCTCGCGCTGGTGAGCTCAGTGCCGCGGCGGCCAGTGCGGTGCACCCCGACCAGCTCGCCGACGTCCTGGCTGGCCCCGAGCGTCAGCGGTGGTGGCGCGACCGGCTGGCCCGCTGCCACGCCGTGCTCAGCGCACGATCCTGA
- a CDS encoding 1,4-dihydroxy-2-naphthoyl-CoA synthase, with translation MTSERVSEIFNPSAWREVEGFDFTDITYHRAVEDGRDAGTVRIAFDRPEVRNAFRPHTVDELYRALDHARMTPDVGCVLLTGNGPSPRDGGWAFCSGGDQRIRGRSGYQYATGETADTVDEARVKASGGRLHILEVQRLIRTMPKVVIAVVPGWAAGGGHSLHVVCDLTIASREHARFKQTDADVGSFDGGYGSAYLAKMVGQKNAREIFFLGRTYDAETMQRMGAVNEVADHAELETVALQWAREINGKSPTAQRMLKFAFNLTDDGLMGQQVFAGEATRLAYMTDEAVEGRDAFLEKRDPDWSAFPWYY, from the coding sequence GTGACCAGTGAGCGCGTGAGCGAGATCTTCAACCCGTCGGCGTGGCGAGAGGTCGAGGGCTTCGACTTCACCGACATCACCTACCACCGGGCCGTCGAGGACGGCCGCGACGCCGGCACGGTGCGCATCGCCTTCGACCGGCCCGAGGTGCGTAACGCCTTCCGCCCGCACACGGTCGATGAGCTCTACCGCGCGCTCGACCACGCGCGCATGACACCGGACGTCGGCTGCGTGCTGCTCACCGGCAACGGCCCCAGCCCGCGCGACGGCGGCTGGGCGTTCTGCTCCGGCGGCGACCAGCGCATCCGCGGCCGCAGCGGCTACCAGTACGCGACCGGCGAGACGGCCGACACGGTCGACGAGGCGCGGGTGAAGGCGTCCGGCGGCCGGCTGCACATCCTGGAGGTGCAGCGGCTGATCCGCACGATGCCGAAGGTGGTGATCGCCGTCGTGCCGGGATGGGCTGCGGGCGGCGGGCACAGCCTGCACGTGGTGTGCGACCTCACGATCGCGAGCCGCGAGCACGCGCGTTTCAAGCAGACCGACGCCGACGTGGGCTCGTTCGACGGCGGCTACGGGTCGGCGTACCTGGCCAAGATGGTGGGCCAGAAGAACGCCCGAGAGATCTTCTTCCTCGGCCGCACCTACGACGCCGAGACCATGCAGCGGATGGGCGCCGTCAACGAGGTGGCCGACCACGCCGAGCTCGAAACCGTTGCGCTGCAGTGGGCCCGCGAGATCAACGGCAAGAGCCCGACCGCCCAGCGCATGCTGAAGTTCGCGTTCAACCTCACGGACGACGGGTTGATGGGCCAGCAGGTCTTCGCCGGTGAGGCGACACGCCTGGCCTACATGACCGACGAGGCCGTCGAGGGCCGCGACGCGTTCCTCGAGAAGCGCGACCCCGACTGGTCCGCGTTCCCCTGGTACTACTGA
- a CDS encoding carboxymuconolactone decarboxylase family protein, which translates to MHQRLPKYAPDALAPERRAVYDAIAGGPRAAGPQLFRLTDSDGALEGPFNAMLASPGVGMALQRLGAAIRFETGLSDRCREIAILTLAAARDSAFEWYAHERVGRQVGLTQDELDALRDHQSPASLSPTESVTRDTVVALLDHRDLDDEQFELARDVLGLERLVELVTLTGYYDLLALSLRVFRVPLPDDEA; encoded by the coding sequence GTGCACCAGCGACTGCCCAAGTACGCGCCGGACGCCTTGGCTCCGGAGCGCCGAGCGGTGTACGACGCCATCGCCGGCGGCCCGAGGGCCGCTGGGCCCCAGCTGTTCCGGCTCACCGACTCTGACGGCGCTCTGGAAGGGCCGTTCAACGCGATGCTGGCCAGCCCCGGGGTGGGGATGGCGCTGCAGCGCCTGGGGGCGGCGATCCGCTTCGAGACGGGGTTGTCGGATCGCTGCCGTGAGATCGCCATCTTGACCCTGGCCGCCGCCCGCGACAGCGCGTTCGAGTGGTACGCGCACGAACGCGTCGGCCGCCAGGTGGGGCTGACCCAGGACGAGCTGGACGCCCTGCGCGACCACCAGAGCCCCGCGTCGCTGTCGCCCACCGAGTCGGTGACCCGCGACACGGTGGTCGCGCTGCTCGACCACCGCGACCTCGACGACGAGCAGTTCGAGCTCGCGCGCGACGTCCTGGGCCTCGAGCGCCTCGTCGAGCTCGTGACCCTCACCGGCTACTACGACCTGCTGGCGCTCTCGCTCAGGGTCTTTCGCGTACCGCTGCCCGACGACGAGGCCTGA